The Bacillus sp. Marseille-Q1617 genome has a segment encoding these proteins:
- a CDS encoding ABC transporter permease, with product MNKFLIMLGHSYFSKLKAKSFIISTIIIAGALVLLTNFDMITSNFKGDEEEKVVVQDETGYLYSMLKAQVTVLNDDISLTAASNDSPEEIEKKIEEEEIKGLLILTEGKDGLPSALYKSASLSDSTLTSDLQLAMQNIKSSLAANKLKLSSEELAALSGPVTFEKAALSEGAKSEEELSQARGIVYVLLFFIYFSVIAYANMTAMEVATEKSSRVMEILISSVSPVKQMFAKIIGIGLVGLTQLAVILAVGYFTLLTRKDELAGGFFESFGFESLSVSVILYAVVYFLLGYFLYATLAALLGSLVSRIEDVQQMIMPMTFLIMIGFFISMFGLGNPESSFITISSYIPFFTPMVMFLRVGMLNLPVYEPIIGIVILLGTIILLGVFGARVYRGGVLLYGKSNSYKDIKKAMDLTNNK from the coding sequence ATGAATAAGTTTCTTATTATGCTTGGCCATTCATATTTCTCGAAACTTAAAGCCAAATCTTTTATCATATCTACTATAATCATAGCCGGTGCATTGGTGTTGTTGACCAATTTTGACATGATCACCTCCAATTTTAAGGGCGATGAGGAAGAGAAGGTCGTTGTACAGGATGAAACAGGATATCTCTATTCGATGCTTAAAGCACAGGTGACCGTTTTGAATGATGATATATCATTAACTGCAGCCTCCAATGATTCCCCGGAGGAAATCGAGAAGAAAATAGAAGAGGAAGAAATTAAAGGACTTCTTATATTGACCGAGGGGAAAGACGGTCTGCCGAGTGCTCTTTATAAATCAGCCTCTTTATCTGATTCAACTTTGACATCTGATTTGCAGCTGGCCATGCAGAACATAAAATCGTCCCTGGCTGCAAATAAGCTTAAACTTTCAAGTGAAGAATTGGCAGCACTGAGCGGACCAGTTACATTTGAAAAAGCAGCCCTGTCAGAGGGGGCTAAATCAGAAGAAGAATTGAGTCAGGCAAGAGGAATCGTCTATGTTCTATTGTTCTTCATTTATTTCTCTGTTATCGCTTATGCCAATATGACGGCCATGGAAGTAGCGACCGAGAAAAGCTCAAGAGTGATGGAGATACTGATTTCAAGTGTATCCCCGGTAAAGCAAATGTTTGCAAAGATCATTGGGATCGGTCTTGTCGGGCTGACTCAATTAGCTGTCATCCTCGCTGTCGGGTATTTTACTTTGCTCACCCGTAAAGATGAACTTGCAGGAGGATTTTTTGAATCATTTGGATTTGAATCACTGTCGGTGAGTGTCATCCTGTATGCTGTCGTATATTTCTTACTGGGATATTTCCTTTATGCCACGCTTGCAGCTCTCTTGGGTTCTCTTGTCAGCAGGATTGAAGATGTTCAGCAGATGATCATGCCGATGACGTTCCTCATTATGATAGGGTTCTTTATCTCGATGTTCGGACTCGGCAATCCGGAATCAAGCTTTATCACAATCAGTTCTTACATTCCTTTTTTCACTCCCATGGTCATGTTCCTGAGAGTCGGGATGCTGAATCTGCCAGTATATGAACCGATTATCGGGATCGTGATACTGCTTGGCACCATCATACTTTTAGGGGTGTTTGGAGCCCGGGTTTACCGTGGAGGTGTCTTGCTTTACGGGAAATCAAATTCCTATAAGGATATCAAGAAAGCCATGGATCTTACGAATAATAAATAA
- a CDS encoding DNA repair exonuclease, whose translation MEKIRFIHCADLHLDSPFAGLKHLPAELFERIQNSTFASFEKMVKVAIQRQIDFMMISGDLFDEEDRSIRAQAKLMNQFSLLGESGIPVFVIHGNHDHLGGFRLELDMPENVHIFDEKTEVKELVTKSGASVKLAGFSYGSRHIRERRISDYPKQVEADYKIGLLHGSEGSVQSAHESYAPFSMRELKEKNYHYWALGHIHQRQILNHEPPIVYPGNIQGRHRKETGEKGCYLVELSEHDAILEFIPTQDIIWGEMEISLEGVERFGEIFQLIRKSAEEYKVMGDCLLQVEVKDFNLLSPEVIQAIENGDLLQALQADLPTGETMKWIHSIKLSRSENIDIDTKDPFINDVIHTLRNMRVEEGGEALAELYEHPSFYRYIDSLKEEELSHLIEETVELILHPSRCQ comes from the coding sequence ATGGAGAAGATACGATTTATTCATTGTGCAGACTTGCACTTGGACAGCCCGTTCGCCGGGTTAAAGCATCTTCCAGCAGAATTATTCGAACGCATTCAGAACAGCACATTTGCGTCATTTGAAAAAATGGTTAAAGTAGCGATACAGAGACAGATTGACTTTATGATGATAAGCGGTGATCTGTTTGATGAAGAAGACAGAAGTATCAGGGCCCAGGCAAAACTGATGAATCAGTTCAGCCTGCTGGGTGAAAGCGGAATTCCTGTCTTTGTCATCCACGGCAATCATGATCACCTCGGGGGATTTCGGCTGGAGCTTGATATGCCGGAAAATGTCCATATCTTTGATGAAAAAACAGAAGTGAAGGAGCTGGTGACAAAAAGCGGTGCATCGGTAAAACTGGCTGGCTTCAGTTATGGTTCCCGCCATATTCGTGAACGGAGGATTTCAGACTATCCTAAGCAGGTTGAAGCTGATTATAAGATTGGCTTGCTGCATGGAAGTGAAGGAAGCGTACAATCAGCTCATGAAAGTTATGCCCCTTTTTCAATGCGTGAACTGAAAGAGAAGAATTATCATTATTGGGCGCTGGGTCATATTCATCAGCGTCAGATCTTGAATCATGAGCCTCCGATTGTCTACCCGGGTAATATTCAGGGACGACACCGTAAAGAAACAGGAGAAAAAGGCTGCTATCTTGTAGAATTATCTGAACACGATGCCATCCTTGAGTTCATCCCAACCCAGGATATTATATGGGGGGAAATGGAAATATCACTTGAAGGGGTCGAGCGGTTTGGGGAAATATTTCAGTTGATCCGAAAATCAGCAGAAGAATATAAAGTGATGGGTGATTGTCTGCTCCAGGTGGAAGTGAAAGATTTTAATCTCTTATCCCCTGAGGTGATCCAAGCGATAGAAAACGGTGATCTCCTTCAAGCTCTGCAAGCTGATTTGCCGACAGGTGAGACGATGAAATGGATTCATTCCATTAAGTTGAGCAGGTCTGAAAATATTGATATAGATACAAAAGATCCTTTTATCAATGATGTCATCCATACCTTGAGAAACATGAGAGTCGAGGAAGGGGGGGAGGCTTTGGCCGAATTATACGAACACCCCTCGTTTTATCGGTATATTGATTCTTTAAAAGAAGAAGAACTATCTCATTTGATAGAGGAAACTGTAGAGTTGATCCTCCATCCATCACGGTGTCAGTAA
- a CDS encoding AAA family ATPase, with the protein MKIIQLHIYGYGKLINKVYSFEDFQLIYGENEAGKSTIMSFIHSILFGFPTRQQTGLRYEPKGSSEYGGKILCETEKYGKVSIERVKGKAAGDVSIRLDDGRTGGEEILSELMGNMDKSTYQNIFSFNLDGLQDIHKLKKAELNRYLFSAGSTGTDLLLQMEQQWQKEREQLFKKSGRKPVINTKLNELKALEKQVGEAREKNKQYGPLLKEKQLLEAAISSLEEERECLTQEKDGLHVIDEHWDRLTEYVSTSIKLSALEEISIPPKGAERLNGLKVEWRQASSYMETLDTRHRKLEEKLEAVQLPSQFSSQIHHVETLVSQQPIFMKWMDDLSDISREMKAEKNRVSHTMRELDLRITEKDIPSINTSLLMSERIEQVLQEKNKLENEHKNLMKQVESEFHAMQRIERKMGDLEELLLKEEEYQALQRKVKQQTSQHASLQQKVWVENQLDEAEKDVEGRRKSFSNQILYSGMAALSLAVFAIWAFMNDNATGALLGFLIIAILAVNGWKSRQYVNEKVNRLQSLKGKVREFSEGVELEGDAASIAASERLFREQMEYRSEWKQRILQLEEQEAKVDKVRRLQEETESKLTVEHKTLEEIKEELHLPSEFPWKWLRDAFGKIKELVQSYERLQQLREDEKFLQEKIDGFSKDCEEWFMRHSYVFTTMQEAFIKMKNILQDVEKKKLTFEQLQADIESLRLEREQSALHLKKINDEIQSLIKEAGCKDEEEFREQSLRAEERKDLLARYEGMKTRVNQLTLDLFSTFEFKEDVTNRLREIVLRSSELIKDLSHRQKKLASVEHEIKLLEEGAGYSKLLQEFQERKADLQEYILKWSKYTLAQDSLNKTIHHYQQTKMPNVIKLAEEYFAILTREFYQSIYVTENEMIEVERKDGHRFQAVELSQGTKEQLYIAIRFALVQSLKDIYKLPLLIDDGAVNFDWERTGAFVELLRKMGREHQIILFTCHPHIKHYFEEREAIVLEKSVPV; encoded by the coding sequence ATGAAAATCATACAATTGCATATTTACGGTTACGGAAAATTAATAAATAAGGTCTACAGTTTTGAGGATTTTCAACTGATCTATGGTGAAAATGAGGCTGGCAAATCCACCATCATGTCTTTTATACATAGTATATTATTCGGGTTTCCGACTAGACAGCAAACCGGGCTGCGCTATGAACCGAAAGGCTCATCCGAGTATGGGGGTAAAATCCTATGTGAAACAGAGAAATATGGAAAAGTCAGCATCGAGCGAGTGAAAGGCAAGGCAGCAGGTGATGTTTCAATTCGTCTCGACGATGGAAGAACAGGCGGGGAAGAAATCCTGTCTGAACTGATGGGGAATATGGATAAATCCACGTATCAAAACATCTTCTCCTTTAACCTGGATGGCCTGCAGGACATACACAAATTGAAAAAAGCTGAATTGAATCGTTATCTATTCAGTGCAGGCTCTACAGGAACCGATCTTCTACTGCAGATGGAGCAGCAGTGGCAAAAGGAAAGAGAACAATTATTTAAGAAATCAGGAAGAAAGCCGGTCATTAACACCAAACTTAACGAACTGAAGGCTTTGGAAAAGCAGGTTGGCGAAGCGAGGGAGAAAAATAAACAATATGGCCCGCTGCTTAAAGAAAAGCAGTTACTAGAGGCAGCAATCAGTTCCCTTGAAGAAGAAAGAGAATGCTTGACACAAGAAAAAGATGGACTGCATGTCATCGATGAACATTGGGATCGTCTCACTGAGTATGTTTCCACTTCGATTAAATTGTCAGCACTCGAAGAAATCTCTATCCCACCTAAGGGGGCAGAGAGACTGAATGGGTTGAAAGTGGAATGGAGACAGGCCTCCTCCTATATGGAAACACTGGATACAAGACACAGGAAACTGGAAGAAAAGCTTGAAGCCGTTCAGCTTCCTTCCCAATTTTCTTCACAAATTCATCATGTTGAGACTTTGGTGTCACAACAACCCATCTTCATGAAGTGGATGGATGATTTGAGTGACATCAGCCGGGAAATGAAGGCGGAAAAAAATAGAGTAAGTCATACGATGAGGGAACTTGATCTCAGGATTACAGAAAAAGATATACCATCCATCAATACAAGTTTGTTGATGAGTGAACGCATCGAACAGGTACTTCAGGAAAAGAACAAACTGGAGAATGAACATAAAAACCTTATGAAACAAGTTGAATCTGAATTTCATGCCATGCAAAGAATTGAAAGGAAAATGGGTGACCTTGAAGAACTTCTTTTGAAAGAAGAAGAGTATCAAGCGTTGCAAAGAAAAGTGAAACAGCAAACGTCGCAACATGCATCGCTTCAACAGAAAGTATGGGTTGAAAACCAACTGGATGAAGCAGAAAAAGATGTGGAGGGAAGACGTAAATCCTTTTCAAATCAAATTCTTTACAGTGGAATGGCAGCTTTAAGTCTTGCGGTATTCGCTATATGGGCATTCATGAATGATAACGCCACGGGGGCTTTGCTGGGCTTCCTCATCATTGCCATCCTTGCAGTCAATGGATGGAAATCAAGACAATATGTAAATGAAAAAGTAAACCGACTTCAGAGTCTTAAAGGAAAAGTCCGTGAATTTTCTGAAGGAGTCGAGCTTGAAGGTGACGCCGCTTCCATCGCTGCCTCAGAGCGCCTCTTCAGGGAACAGATGGAGTATCGAAGTGAATGGAAGCAGCGTATCCTTCAATTGGAGGAGCAAGAGGCGAAAGTAGACAAAGTGAGAAGGCTTCAAGAAGAAACCGAGTCCAAATTAACAGTGGAGCATAAAACACTTGAAGAAATAAAAGAGGAGTTGCATCTTCCATCTGAATTCCCATGGAAATGGCTGAGAGACGCCTTTGGGAAAATAAAGGAGCTTGTGCAATCATACGAAAGGTTACAGCAGTTGAGGGAGGATGAAAAATTCCTTCAAGAAAAGATTGATGGATTCTCAAAAGACTGTGAAGAGTGGTTCATGCGGCATTCATACGTGTTTACAACCATGCAGGAAGCCTTCATTAAAATGAAAAACATCTTACAGGATGTGGAGAAAAAGAAGCTTACTTTCGAACAACTCCAGGCAGATATTGAGTCTCTGCGTCTAGAAAGAGAACAATCCGCTCTTCACTTGAAAAAAATCAATGACGAGATTCAATCATTGATTAAAGAGGCGGGATGCAAGGACGAAGAGGAATTTCGTGAGCAATCACTGAGGGCTGAAGAGAGGAAAGACCTTCTTGCCAGGTATGAAGGGATGAAAACTAGAGTTAATCAGCTTACCCTGGACTTATTCTCAACATTTGAATTCAAAGAAGATGTGACCAATAGGCTTAGGGAAATAGTATTACGGTCCAGTGAGCTGATTAAAGACTTATCACATCGTCAAAAGAAGCTTGCTTCCGTGGAACATGAAATCAAGCTATTAGAGGAGGGGGCGGGATACTCAAAGCTCCTTCAGGAATTTCAGGAAAGAAAGGCAGATCTCCAGGAATACATCCTGAAATGGTCAAAATATACCCTTGCACAGGATAGTCTCAATAAAACGATTCATCATTACCAGCAAACAAAAATGCCGAATGTAATCAAATTGGCAGAAGAATATTTTGCAATTTTGACCAGGGAATTCTATCAATCCATTTATGTGACAGAAAACGAAATGATCGAAGTGGAGCGGAAGGACGGCCATCGTTTCCAGGCAGTCGAGCTCAGTCAGGGTACGAAGGAACAGCTGTACATCGCCATAAGATTTGCGCTCGTCCAATCATTAAAAGACATATATAAGCTTCCCCTCTTGATCGATGATGGAGCGGTTAATTTCGATTGGGAAAGAACAGGGGCTTTTGTAGAACTTTTGAGGAAAATGGGAAGAGAGCATCAAATCATATTGTTTACTTGTCATCCCCATATCAAACATTACTTTGAGGAAAGAGAAGCAATCGTATTAGAAAAATCTGTCCCTGTTTAA
- the yhaM gene encoding 3'-5' exoribonuclease YhaM has product MMTGIMTYNVGETADLYLLIKQMTKGTTNTGKPFLTLILQDKSGEMEAKLWDASEQDEKAYQPETIVKVVGDVHSYRGKNQLKIKQIRPASPADGHTISDFLQTAPLSIDEMTSKITQYIFEMRNPNIQRITRHLIKKYHKPFLEYPAATKNHHEFVSGLAYHVVSMLDLSKAIASLYPSLDTDLLYAGVILHDLGKVIELSGPTSTTYTIEGNLIGHISIMVNEIGKTAEELGIEGEEVMILQHMVLSHHGKAEWGSPKPPMIREAEILHYIDNVDAKMNMLDRALERVKPGEYTERIFPLDNRTFYKPTFHK; this is encoded by the coding sequence ATGATGACTGGAATCATGACATATAATGTAGGTGAAACGGCTGATTTGTATCTTCTCATCAAACAGATGACCAAAGGTACGACGAATACTGGAAAGCCTTTTTTAACTCTCATTTTACAGGATAAAAGCGGAGAGATGGAGGCTAAGCTTTGGGACGCATCGGAACAAGATGAGAAAGCATACCAGCCCGAAACCATCGTCAAAGTGGTTGGCGATGTACATAGCTACCGTGGAAAAAATCAGCTGAAAATCAAACAGATTCGTCCTGCATCACCCGCAGATGGACATACGATTTCAGATTTTCTCCAAACTGCACCATTGTCTATTGATGAAATGACAAGCAAGATCACTCAATATATCTTTGAAATGAGAAACCCGAATATCCAACGCATAACAAGGCATCTGATCAAGAAATATCATAAACCATTTCTTGAATATCCAGCTGCAACAAAAAATCATCATGAATTCGTATCAGGCCTTGCCTATCATGTCGTCTCGATGCTGGACCTCTCGAAAGCTATCGCAAGCTTATATCCTTCACTGGATACTGATCTTTTATATGCAGGTGTGATCCTGCACGATTTGGGGAAAGTCATTGAATTATCAGGGCCGACTTCGACGACGTACACCATTGAGGGGAATCTGATCGGTCATATTTCAATCATGGTCAATGAGATCGGAAAAACGGCAGAGGAACTGGGGATTGAAGGGGAAGAGGTAATGATTCTCCAGCACATGGTACTAAGCCATCACGGAAAAGCTGAATGGGGCAGCCCCAAACCCCCAATGATCCGTGAAGCCGAGATCCTTCACTATATCGATAATGTCGATGCAAAGATGAACATGCTCGACCGGGCACTCGAACGCGTGAAGCCGGGTGAATACACCGAAAGGATCTTCCCTCTCGATAATCGCACGTTTTATAAACCGACATTCCATAAATAA